The genomic DNA aaaaaaaaatttccattctATATATCcattcattcatattttttttcttcgttatttcggTTTTTCTTCgcaaattctatataaattaatgtgcgttgtttaatcaaattaatatatagttattaattattaactataattaattaatatattataataataattataataattaatataaaattaataattataattaattaataaaaattttttgtatccATTACAGTCATGAAATCTTAACTGAAAATCCTTTCCTAATGTATATTAtgctaaatataatatatgtatatatatatatatatattataaataaacatatatttttattttattatataatattaatataataatatattacatataataaatataataaaaaattattctacttACTACATATTCAACGAATAAGCTTTATATACGATTGAACATGTCGATGAATAATGTTGATAGTCCTTGTATTGACTTTTCTGTTCTAATTCGAATATGGGAATCCGATCTCTTATTGTCGATAATTGATTGCAAACTTGAAGTATTACGGTGAGTATAATGCACGTAGTTATCGTAGAATAAAGTTCACCACAAAGTTACGGTAATTGATAGATGTATAGAAGGAGACACTTATGGACGTCGGAAATGTATGggtattttcaaatttattcacATCAAAACTTTTTTGatcaattaattcgaaagaacACGTTTCTATCTTACGTATTATAGTACAACTAACATTTTCGTAATGAACAcaatgaaacgaagaaaagaaaattgttacaGTATCTCTTAGTACATACGGTACAATGCTTATGACGTGCactacaaaagaaaaaactttgtaTTAACGAGGAAACAGTATATAACTTATTAGAGTGGGGGATAAACTCGGTGGAAGCTCTTTATCGTCGTCACCCTAATACCCCAACAGAAAAGTTACTTCACGTAAAACTTTCTTTCGCAACGACGATATCAGCAACCCCTATACGAGTGAATTAGTcaacgtagaaaaaagaaaaaaagaggaaggaaaaacgtTCTGAGAACAAAAGTTATAgcagtaaatttttttttttatcaaagtagTTGGTAAATGTTTTCCGAGTACATCGGATAAagttgaataaatattatatcttttgattTTCAATCCCTCTATCATCGACGTACATTTAACCGATCAATTCTCTAAAACGTTTCTTTCCCCTCCAATATCGCGAATAAAcgttcttcatcttttttcctgGGTAACTATAATATTCAAACGTGCATTTctaactcttttcttttatcaaaggCGAGTTTACAACGGGGGTTGATCAACCGTTTTGCTCTCAGTCAGTTGTGAACCTTCGAAGGGATAATATGGAgacaaaaatgaaagtaagacggataatattttttctcgttacaCTTTTACTTCTGTGCAGTATGTAATTTTGATATTGCACGTgcatattgtttttatattatttaatctttttttgtattcaattttcttttttcttcttttccctagATGTTAgcttattactattatatagattttattattaatatgatgATATTCGATTGAAACTAACGTAATAAcagtatttcttcttttttgttgcatttaataaattatatttaattgattttattaattagagCATTTAATTGTAATAGCTTCTCTGTTGACTACCATAGTtgagcaattttttttttctataaaacaaGTTTGTTTAcgatatatttgtttcatttgaCAAAGTggaaacgaaatttattttaaaattaaatatctaagTTCGTTGgttacttgtttatttttcttaaattaaaaaaattgcttttcataaaaataaaaatgagtaaCACAGAATGATTTGTAAATGTTTCCAcaatatttttcctctttgataTTTCCTTCCCATTGCATTTATTACTAATTTAGGAAGTTCATTGTTCtattactaataatttattatatattttcaattatctatatcattattattacagacAATAGATGCAACCGAAGCAATGAAGTCATTACTGTGGACAAGAAAATTGCTGAAATACCTTGGAGTTTGGCCACTCGAGATTTCTCAtgcactttttcttttatcttttctttatcttctcgtGCATTGTTCGTTGACATTTGCCGAATTGACATATGGTAAACACGATTTCGGAGTTAACATGGCAATTTTCAACGAGAACATATTGTTTCTAATGACACTAATGAAAATAACGATGTGCTGGATAAACAGACAATCATTAAAACGTTTGCTTGtcgaaatacaaaataatttcatcgtcGACAAGTACAATACGTTTGAGACGAGATtcattttcatgaaatatacCAAATTggcgaaatattatttattagtagCAGTTACCTCGATGGCTTTAGCtactacattttattatatccagGAGTTGATTCCTAACGTGAAAATGGGTAATCGTTCTATCAAATTTGTGCAAATGATAATtttagtaattaatattttatttatttttatgattgatTACATACAgagattatgtatatatatattacatttacagATTGATTACAAAATTATGAACTTTGTTGAATATCTACTTTGttaggagaaaagaaaaaaaaatttataaaaatacattaagcAAACTTTCACGTTTTCATGTGAAAACTGTATTCTAATAATGCGAAATAGCATGTCCGACTTCTGCTTGAAATCGGAagattaataactttttagtatttttcttttggaatgTCGTACTTtgttaactttttattaattatttatttcaatagtttaatatattatcatttaaattaatcgatttctttcaaatGTAAACAATcttaatattcaataaaaaaatgaaaaaagatataggaAACTCCTAGAATGTATAGGGTTACTAACATACTATGAAGgcttttaatataaaagatgaaaaacttgaaaattaatatacaataacaataatgataatagtataaataattcgataagtGTTGGAAATAtttgtgaaatatttctttctactcaAAATCGACATATTCAAGTTACATTTATACGTTctaatttatctatatttctttttctgtactAAGTatgtgaattttatatatattattatataaatcatataaatatgtatcatatacattactgtatttatatatcatataactTATACATGTttctatcatatattatattttattcgttacagTGATGAATAATTCTTCATGGAGTTACAAGCTACCGTACAAAACAAGAACTTTTATAGACATACGTGACATTAGGATCTATACCTGTCTCTGTATTTACCAGATGTTGATACCACCGTGTGTTGTATTAGGTTTCGTCGGATTTGATTGTTTGTTTACAAACCTAGCATTTCATATTACCGCACAATTTGCAATTCTAAGCTGTATCCTCAGAGAAATTCTCGACGATTCTAATGGTTTTCAACGTAATATAAGAGAACTTGTACTTCGACATTACAAATTGATAAGGTAAAAACGAATAGATAAGGTAATTctcttaaatataatacaaattttgttttccaaattcaataaaatacNNNNNNNNNNNNNNNNNNNNNNNNNNNNNNNNNNNNNNNNNNNNNNNNNNNNNNNNNNNNNNNNNNNNNNNNNNNNNNNNNNNNNNNNNNNNNNNNNNNNTACGTATGCTCTTGCCGTCTTGAGtacattgtttatttattgttacatCGGCGAATGTCTTATTCAGGaagtaattgaaattaattgatgAGATACAGggtattttatttaacttgatcgataataaaattgttcgattgttattatcaatattttaatttacaagaaatatacatttattcaaatttattattaaaattaattaatttttttttatttcaaatgaaaggaaaagaaattacttttatgaacgaaaatgttcattaataaaaccgtaatttttattttgaatctgaattaaatttaattaatgaaaaaaatattaattatatttaaactccttcaatatttcgattcgtattataattaataataatttgtttagcACATTaaggaatattatttattaaatattttgaatgcAAGTTTTATtctaatgttaaataaatttcttaatcaTTTCTGAAAGATTATATATggcataaataatattaactgactaaattgatttattaatataattaattgaaatatctatgtatacattttaACAAAATCGCATTTTCCtcctaaaaattaaaatctttttcgaaagatttgTTCATTGAACTAATGGGatcgaaaatatatcatattttctaaggtattatatgttatattatatatgttatattatagtattctcatattattgtttattatagtatacatatgtataatatgttatactatagttatattatagtattttcatattattgttttaattatttataattttttaattcattatgcaaaaatttatttatcataaattaaaaaaatagattacattttataaacataaatcgattttcatttcttatcttctttgattttttaaaatacacgataacaaaaatattttttttcgagtaaATCAGAGATTTAAGTCGAATCAAATCtgatttgtatttattaacaaatatttacgatCTATAGGAAGAAACTCTTAATATTTGAGGACAAAACAAGTTGATTGCGATCAAATTCGATAGAACACTCTgtaatatatcaatttctcTATATACTAcccatttatattatttgaaaaatttagaGTACGAACCTGAGCCATGCATTTTATCGTTACGAATGGTATAACGTGTCACcgatcaatttaaaaatggTTAACATTTGTATGTTGCGAATGAAAAAACCACAGCAACTAACATCCGGTAAATTTTTCGTTCTATCATTGGCTTCTTTTACCGACGTgagtataagaaaaaacatttacaGTATATCTCTAAATTAACATTACAATATCTTACTTGTTAACTTATTTTATAGATTCTCAAAACTTCGATGGGATATCTATCACTACTACGAACACTTatatgaagaattttttttatcctatttgggctatatattattaaggtcacttttatttttcacaataattatatatctttctaaatCAAGTGATacactttttaataaaaaaagacggaaaagaaaattccattctatattttttatatatttcttttcttcgttatttcgtCATCTTTTTGTATGGAACTTCAATGAATATGCATGGAAATGAATGTGCAttgttttatcataaataattcaatgaattTCATATCGATTGGAAAATCATAACCGAAAatcctataatatatattatactaattataatatgaacacacgtatatatttttattacttaaatatacgtatatatttttataatatattaatatatatatatatataatataaatatgtgtatatttttattacatgatataattttatattatatatataataattaatattaatacaagaatatttaacaagaataataattactttacTTACtcagtattaaataaataagctGTATATGCGATCCAATATGTCGATGAATAGTATTGATAATCCTTCTATTGAGTTTTCTGCTTCAAGACGAGTATGCGAACGCCGATTTCTTATTGTCGAAAATTGATTGCGAACTTAGTGTTATGTTTAGTATAATGTACGTAGTTACcgtagaataaaatttaaccaCAAAGTTATAGCAattgatagatatatagaagaaGACACTAATGGACGGCGGAAATGTATGGATATTTTCGAATTTGTTCACATCAGAACTTTTcttatcaattaattcgaaCGAACACGTTTCTATCGTACGTATCGTAGAGCGTACAACTAACACTTTCATAATGAACACaatgaaatgaagaaaagaagattgttACAGTGTTTGTTGGTGCATACGATACTATTTTTGTGNNNNNNNNNNNNNNNNNNNNNNNNNNNNNNNNNNNNNNNNNNNNNNNNNNNNNNNNNNNNNNNNNNNNNNNNNNNNNNNNNNNNNNNNNNNNNNNNNNNNACGGAGGTTGTTCGACCGTTTTGCTGTCAGTCGATTGTGAACCTTCAAAGGGATAACATGGAGTCAAATATGGATGTAAGacggatattattttttctgatTACGCTGTCATAATTTTGATTGCAGTGTATAGTTTTGATAACGCACGGTCATATTGTTTATACGTTATTTAGCTATCTCTTTTGCTTTCGCTAgtatggttttctttttttcatcgaatggttacgtattattattatatagtttttgttattaatatgataacaatggaatgaaattaatctaataacaactttttttctttcattcggattaaatcatttatgtttaaataaaattgttcttaTTGATTTGTGCATAGAATTGTAATAATTCGTGTTTTGATCGatagaattgtttttttataattatgaaattcgtttacgataaattctttttcactttactAAGGagaattaaattgtattttcaAATTGGATATATAGATTCTTTGgtctcttgtttatttttttaaaatacaacaaatttatttttctgatgTTAAAGAGAAGTATGATAATTGTagaatttcttataataattttcccttttaatttttttttctactacgTTCATTACTTATTTGAAATGttcattattctctttcttatattttattatatcgcttttaattatttactaatttttatctatatacatattattattattattattattattattattattattattattattattattattattattattattattattattacagccATTAGATGTAACCGAAGCAATGAAGTCGTTATTATGGAACAGACAATTGCTGAAATACATTGGAGTTTGGCCACTCGAGATTTCTCatgcatattttctttttttttttatatatctcctCGTACATTGTTTGTTGACATTTGCCGAATTGACACTTGGTAAACACAATTTGGACATTAACATGGCAATTATCGACGAGAACGTATTGCATCTAATGAcgctaataaaaataacaatgtgCTGGATAAATAGACAATCATTAAGGCGCTTGCTGATCGAAGTACAAGATAATTTCCTCGCCGACAATTACAATACGTTCGAGAAGAGATtcattttcatgaaatatacCAAATTggcaaaatattatttttttgtagcAGTTCCATCAATGACTATTGCCAttggattttattatatccagGAGTTGATATCTAATGTCAAAATGGGTAAtcgttctattatatttatcgaagaaaaaattgtattaatttctattttatccatttatacgtatatagatttattacaaaattataaacattgttgaatatcttctttattaagagcgaatgaaaaaaaaaatcaatttgtgtgtgtgtgtgtgtgtgtgtatttagtAAGTAAAGTTTCATGATTTAGTGTGAAAGAAATATCTCAGTAATGCAAAATACAATATCGAATGTTCGGTTGAAATCGAAAGTTTAATGACTCTTtagtatttttcatttgaaatgtcgtaatttgttaaattttttaaattatttatttcgatagttaaatatattatcaccTAAATGGAACGATTTCTTtcacatataaaaaatcttaatattcaatgaaaaaatgaaaaaaatataaaaaactgCCACAATATGTACTGTTACTAATTAATTTGATAGATATGCGAAATATTTGTTCAATATTTTCCTCTATTTAGAAGCAACATATCCTACTTATATTaacattctattatatttcatttcctaattaatctaaatttcattttccaaaCTGagtatatgaatttattatataattaacatatattactatataaatcATGCatgtacattattatatatttattatgtatattatatataatatatattataatatgtatattatatgtataatgcatcatacacgtattatataaattatatattctattatatatattttatttgttacagCGATGAGTAATTCTTCATGGAGTTACAAGCTACCGTATAAAACACGAACTTTTGTAGACATACACGACATTAGAATCTATACTTGTCTCTGTATTTACCAGATTTTGGTGCCACCGAGTATTGTACTAGGTTTCGTCGGATTTGATTGTTTGTTTACCAATCTCGCATTTCATATCACCGCACAATTTGGAGTTCTCAGTTGTATGCTTAGAGAAATTCTTGACGACTCTCGTGGGTTTCAATGTAATATGAAGGAACTTGTACTTCGACATTACAAATTGATAAGGTAACAAAGAATAGATGAGGTAATTctcttaaatataatacaaattttgttttccaaattcaataaaatacNNNNNNNNNNNNNNNNNNNNNNNNNNNNNNNNNNNNNNNNNNNNNNNNNNNNNNNNNNNNNNNNNNNNNNNNNNNNNNNNNNNNNNNNNNNNNNNNNNNNTACGTATGCTCTTGCCGTCTTGAGtacattgtttatttattgttacatCGGCGAGTGTCTTATTCAGGaagtaattgaaattaattgtgGAGATACTGggtgttttatttaatttgatcgATAGTAAAATTgtccaattattattaacaacattttaatttgcaataaatatatattcattcaaatttattaataaaatttattcatttttatttgatttcacaaatgaaagaaaaagaaatcacttTTATGAacgaaaaagtttattaataaatctgtaatttttattttgaatctgaatgaaatttaattaaccaaaaaaatattaattatatttaaaatcattcaaTATTTCGCgtcgtattaataattaatattaatttgtttgatacattaagtaatattatttattaaatatttcgaataactATTTTagttatacatttaaataaatttcttaaccATTTTTGGAAGAccatatacaaaataaataaagttaagtgactaaatcgatttattcaaataattaatcgaaatatttatttacacgctgcatagttttaataaaatcacatTTCCTTccaaaatatagaaaattttatttgaaacatttgttCATAGAACTAATgagatcgaaaatatattataatatcttctattatattataatatgttatattatagtatgtttatattatagttttaattatttataatttcttaagtTAAAGTCAATTTATTTcgcaaaaatttatttatcataaattaaaaaaaaaagattgatttttataaaaataaatcgattttcatttcttttctttttcgagatgTTAAAATGGTGCTTTACAATATActacaataaaaatactttttttcgaGCAAGTCAGAAATTTaagtcgaatgaaattttatatgtatttatccaAAAATGTTTACAAGCTATAGGAGTAAAtccttaatattttaatataaaataagttgACTGCGATCAAATTCGATAGAACACTCTGTAATATATCGATGCCTCGATATTTATTAgccattgatattatttaaaaaatttagagTTTGAATCTGAATACCGCAATGTATCGTTACGAATGGTATAACGTGTCACCGATCAACTTAAAAATGGTTAACATTTGCATGTTGCGAATGAAGAAACCACAGCAACTAACTGCCGGtaaatttttcgttctttcattgGCTTCCTTTACCGATGTaagtatgagaaaaaaattttatagtatATCTCTAAATTAACATTACAATATCTTACTTGTTAACTTGTTTTATAGATACTCAAAACTTCGATGGGTTATCTGTCATTACTACGAACActtatataaagaattttttttccacctTATTTAGGTCATTTATTACTAAGGTCACTTTTttcacaataattatatatctttctaaatCAATTGATAcacttttcaataaaaaaaagaaggaaagcaaAATTTCGTTCTATATTtgtgattatttctttttttcgttaattcgacatctttttattatgaacttattataataaatatattatgaatatacgtatatatttttattacataaatatacatatatatttttattatagtatatgatataatacaaGAATATTTAAGAACGatgatacaaattattttacttactCTGTATATGTGATTGAACATGCCGataaatagtattaatagCCTGGTATCGATTTTTCTGCTGCAATTTAAATATGCGCACACCgatctctctttatccatAACTGATTGCAAACTTAAAGTATTACAGTGAGTATAATGTACGTAGTTATGGTAGAATAAAGTTCACCACAAAGTTATAGTAattgatagatatatagaaagagacacTTATGGACGTCGGAAATGTAtggatattttcaaatttgttcACATTACAACTTTTcttatcaattaattcgaaCGAACACGTTTCTATCGTACGTATCGTAAAGCGTACAACTAACACTTTC from Vespula pensylvanica isolate Volc-1 chromosome 25, ASM1446617v1, whole genome shotgun sequence includes the following:
- the LOC122637214 gene encoding odorant receptor 22c-like; protein product: MALATTFYYIQELIPNVKMVMNNSSWSYKLPYKTRTFIDIRDIRIYTCLCIYQMLIPPCVVLGFVGFDCLFTNLAFHITAQFAILSCILREILDDSNGFQRNIRELVLRHYKLISTLFIYCYIGECLIQESTNLSHAFYRYEWYNVSPINLKMVNICMLRMKKPQQLTSGKFFVLSLASFTDILKTSMGYLSLLRTLI
- the LOC122637215 gene encoding odorant receptor 45b-like yields the protein MAMSNSSWSYKLPYKTRTFVDIHDIRIYTCLCIYQILVPPSIVLGFVGFDCLFTNLAFHITAQFGVLSCMLREILDDSRGFQCNMKELVLRHYKLIRYALAVLSTLFIYCYIGECLIQESLNLNTAMYRYEWYNVSPINLKMVNICMLRMKKPQQLTAGKFFVLSLASFTDILKTSMGYLSLLRTLI